The Onychomys torridus chromosome 4, mOncTor1.1, whole genome shotgun sequence DNA window TTTGGGTTCCTGCTTCAAGACTCAGGTGGCCCTGGCAACACCCCCAAGCTGCCCCGGTCCCGTTTGTAAAGCAGGTATGGTGCTAGGACCCCTCAGAGGAGTCCAGAGGGTGATTTAGGTGAGGTGATGCTCTGAACACAGTCGGCCCAGAGTCTGCACATGGTGAATGCCCAGCTGAGCACATTGCTATGACCCTCTGTATGACCAGGGCTGTAGCCCTGACAAGATGACTATCCTGCATCCTCATTAATgtctactcccccacccccatcccagaaTATCCAAGCAAGGCCATGTGTAAAATTGAACAATGTCCCCTACTaaagttcccagtgcccacaaacTCAGCCCAGTGGGCAGCAGGAATCCAGTGCTTGAGCAGCTCCAGtatgcagcccccacccccaggtctgCCCACCCCACCATGTTCATGACAAAACAGAAGGTTTTGCTGGATTTGGTGGCACAtccctgtgatcctagcacttgagaatcagaggctggaggatcaggagttcaaggtcatccttggctacagcaGGCTCTGAGCCAGTCTAGGCTGCATGgtctagagagagagctcagccagTGAAATGCTGGCCACATAATATGAGAACCTGAGGTTGATccctagcatccatgtaaaaaaaaTCCTGGGCATGGAGGTACCTGGTGTAATTCCAAGGCAGGGCAGGTGGAGaaagatccctggggctttctgaGTAATCAGCCTGAGAAAACACCAGGtccagtaagagaccttgtctcagaactaagtggaaggctggagagatggcttggcagttaagatggctgctttcccagaagtcctgagttcaattcccagcaaccacatggtggctcacaaccatctgtaatgagatctggcttcctcttctggcctgcaggcatacatgcagacagaacactgtatagcTTGGGATATATTAAATAAAGGGTTAATGTCCCCAGAGCCCCTTGGGCCCTCCTTTGGGCATGGGCAGTAGCACTCAATGTACAGTCCAACACCAGGATTCCACCTAGAAACCTGACTTCAACTCACCGTGGCTTATGACTTGTAAGCTTTGAGTCAGGCAGGGAGATACAGACACTCAGCACTGAGTCTCAGATGTCCTGTGGAGTTGGGAGTTCCCACATCCCTGACATATCTTCCACCAAGTTGGGGGGCTGGGAAGACTCAAGCATGAGGTCATAAGGGCAAAGGGGGCTTTAGCTTCATGCTAACCCGTGCTGGGCTCTTTGAGAAGCTGACCACACTTAGACTATTGGCCCCCAAACTTTACTCAGGCTTTCCAGATGAGAAGCCAAGAATCAGGGTGACCAGCTTCAGGTCACAGAACAAGTCTGTGACATAGCAGGATGTGGAATAAAGCTTCATGACCTTCAAGTCTGACAGTAGCCCTTGGCTGGATCTTGTGGGTGGGCAGAGGTGCGGAAAGGCCACCTATAGTGAGGCTGGTTCTCATACCATCCTGAGGTGGAGGTAGTTGTGGATGAGTTGGGATAGTACAGGACAGATGACCAGGCAGTGTGGGAGCTCAGATGGCTACTTACCTTGTTGTTACTGTTTGGTTAGAGGTACCCTGGAGCTCAGTAACTCAAGCATGCTGGGCAAAACCTGCTACTGAGCCATGCTCCAGCCCTCGTTTTTTTGAGGGAAAattccatctctccaccctctctgTTATTCCTAGAGGCTTATTTGAGCAGTCCCCAGGCAAGGAGGATGACCTCGTGGCTAATTTGGGCTGCTTACAGTGAAGCACAAATCTCTCTCCCTATTTTCACTGTCCTGCGCCAAGCTCAGGAAATCCCCATCCGAGAGTAGAGAGGGGCAGTCCAGGGCAGCTGCCCCTGCCTGGGAACTTGGAGCCAGGAGAGCTTCCTGTTAGAAAGGAAAGCTTGGCAGAGACAGTGTGGCCTGCTGGCAGCCACAGGAAATGGTGAGCATGGTGTTGtccattgcaaaaaaaaaaaaaaagacctatgtGCCCTTGTGTGTGCCAGCTCTGTCCGGGTGCTGGAGAAAGGCAGTGACCAGCGCTGAAAGCCCAATGAGAAAGAGAAGCATCGCAGTCAACACACAGGAGGAGTTCCAAGATGGAGATGGGTCCATTGTAAAGTGAAAGGGGGCAGGGTGACTGAAGGGCTGCCTTGAGGAAGGTGAGCAGGGAAGGCTTGCTTCACACTATGGAGGTGGCACTGTAGCTCTGAGTAGACCACCAGGTAGATTGTCTAAGGCCACACAGTGGGTTCTGGTAGGGCCAGGCTAGGATGGGCCTCTGGACTCTCATCCTGTGAGATTCCTTCTCTTAGATTCTGACCTTTTCTCTTGgtctctctcattggcctggagctcctcGGTAGCCTAGCCTGATTACTCAGGAGCCAtctacttgttttgttttaggttattttttaaacagggtctctcattgacctgacACTCCCCTagggctgactggccagtgagccccaggcatctgcctgtctctgcctccctagtcccgagattacaagcatatgctaccacatccagcctttttacatgagttctgtgGATCCAACTCAGAGCTTCATGCTTGCCCGACCGACTCATCACCCCAACCTTTTTCCTAGTAGACCTGTCCCGGCCCCTTGGCTGAAAAGTACGTCTTTTCCCACACCTCCAGTGTTGATGGCCTTGGTGAATTCCAAAACCTTCACCCCAACCCCACAGGCCTCCCCTAAGCTCCGTCCCTGCTTGACATCTCCACTTGGACATTTCACGACTCCCTTAGGACAATGTCACGTCAATGTAAAGACTCCAAATTAGAATAGCTTTAAAATGTGCAGTTATTTCCTTATATCTCTGAGAAGAGTTCAAGCTAGTAGCTAGCTCAGCTCCATGTGACCTACGTGGGACCCAGATTAATGGTGGTACTGTTGTCTTTAACATGAAGTTCCCATGGTCTCTCTTCATtgctgttgagagagagagagagagagagagagagagagagagagagagagagagagagtcacagaAGGCATTTCCTCTTGGGCAGATGAGGTACAAGTGACATACTGCTACTGCCCACATTCTGCAGATGGCAGCTCAGCTAAGTGACCCCCTGCTATCGGGGACATGAAGGAATGTGACCTAGCTGTGTGGATAGCTAGAGGGCTCTGCCCAAGCCTACTCTCTGAAACCACTGGAGGAAGCTCTGTGTGGATGACCTCATTGACCTCTGGATCGCTGACCATTGCCAAACTGGCAGTGGATTGCCTGTGCACTCTCCATACAGAACCATCCATCCTGGGCTCCCATAGACAAGCCTTGCAACTTTGTTGGTGATACCAACTCCTCCAGAACCTTCAGGGTTATCTGGTTCTAGAAAGTTCTGTGTGACCATTAGCCTCACCCAGTTACTGACAGTTACTGACTTTCTGACCCAACCCACCACTTTTCACTATTTACAATAAAAGTCACCCCCTGAACATCTGAAATGACAGACTTGGATGACACCTTTAATATAATACTTGGCCCTAGAGGCAGTTTCGAAACCTTAATCTTTGACATAACAGGCAGGCTATAAGAGGTTCTGAGCCATGGCCTGATCACCACCCACTTTGGATATCTAAGTAGCTTTTCCAACCCCAAGGCCATCAGTTTTCTGGACTCTATTTCTGCCAGTCTCTTCTTGCAAGCCAGCCAATCTCTTTCTTGTAATATCTTGCTAAAAGCAGCACCAAGCAGCCAACATAGCAAatggctttttgtgtgtgtgcttttcccAGCCATCTTTCTAGAATTACATAGTCGCAGTAGGCATTTGGCCTgacttccaaattaccacacgtGATGTCAGTGATGAGCACTTCACTCCACCATAACAAAGGTCCCCAGCTTTCTACTCCCCAGTAGCTGTTTAAGCTGGTAGTATGATTTGAGCGGATCCATCTGGGACAGCTTTCCCTTCCTGGTACCCATACTGATATTCAAACATGGCTAAACCGCTGTTAAAAGCAGTGCAAAGCACAGCGGCCTGGAGTTTTAAGATTATGCAAACTGATTTTCTTCTTTCGCCTGATATAATTCTTatctaatataatataatttcaagTCTCACCTCGGCAGAAAATGAATTTTGACGGACAGCTGTCAGAATCTACCATGGCACTCCCCTTCCCCTGATAATCAACAGTACCCATGGACGCTTGCTGGAGCCAAATGCTTAGGAGTTAGCCTGCATCCCTGTGGCCTGCCCCATACCCCATCTCCAGACAATCACACATCACAACATTTTCCTACATCTCTATGGCCTAGGCCCTCACACAGGCTTTAGTGGCCTGAGTGAGGTCATGTGGCAATCATCTCGGTGACTTCTCTGCTGCCCACACTTCTCTCCTCACAGTAGTAGCCACAGTGAGTTTTGAAAAACATCAATCAGAGGAAATCCCGTCAGTACCTTACTGATGCCCTCATGATGAAATTCCATTCTATGGCACAGCCTCAAGGCCTGAAGAAACTGTCCCCacttctcatcctcctctccTACTCACACAGGCTGCCCGTGGTCACTGTGCTCACTGATCCTACTGCTGCCCTAGTGCCTTGTGCCAAAGGTCCTGATGCCCAAACACTCTCTTCCCGCCgtggcacccccccccccgcccgccccgCAGTGTGGTGGGTAACAGTAAGGGCGTGGGAGCCACGGCACCTGGATCTCACCTCTGCCCTGACCAGCTACAGGACAAGTCGCTCAGCCTTTGTTTTCCTTGTGTATGCCCCGCGGTGATATGGTTCTGGCTCCCCAGGGTTGCCGAGAGCATAGCATGGTGTAATTTGCACGAGTTGATGCATAACCGGACTTACCGCAGTGCATTTGGAGCTTAGCATTGTGTATCTGGTGCCGGCTAAGTGCCACCCCCCTGGAGAAGCCTCTCCTGGTAACAGCTCTGCCCACCTCTCCCTCTGCATTTCCATCAAGCCACCTGTTCTTGTCGATGCTTTTATGCCCCACCCCGCAACTAGAATGAACTTTTATGATGGCAGCTATGggctcctttttctctctccctctcttgacaagttctcatgtagcccaggctggctttgaactcctgatcctctgtcctccatctcccaagggctgagattacaggtgtttgcCAATACCCTGTACTCAAGGACTCTTTCACCGTGGCTCCCATTTAATCCTTGAGCTCCCACACAAATTCTTCTTCGGCCTCTGGTGAGTGGGTATATATGGAGGCCAAACCCCACTGATAACCCTCCATTGCTAGAGGCCATGAGCATCCTGGGTAAGGCAGGACTCACAGAGTTGCCTCCTGGGGCCCTGGGGCATGAGCAAGGGCTGCGAACTTTCTTTCCAAGGTCTTGGGTCACTCACTGGTGGGATTTGTCTTGAGAATGCTCCCCTTAGTGTTGGGTTCTGGAGTCTCCCCACTCTTTTCCATCAGTTTCTAATGGACTAGTTAATTATTTCTTCCGCGCCTCCGTTTTCTCATGTGAAATTGAAGGAATACTAATTATCCCACCCGGCTGTTAGGAGGATGAACAAGATAATGTATGTACAGGGAGCTCTCTGGCTGGCTCTGATAGAGTGCTCCAGATGGgagctattattattgttgttagtgCCCTATCCAAGTGCCACTCTGCGGTTCATGAATGGGGGTGCCAGAGGGACTAGGGGTGGGGAGAGTGAGGAGATAAGCATGTAGGGAAGGGAAGAACTGGAATGGAATAATGGAGTGTGTTTGTATtcgtgcatgtggtgtgtgtgtgtgtgtgtgtgtgtgtgtgtgtgtgtaccgtAAGCCGCCTGGGGAGGGATGGCTTCAGAAACCTGCCCTTTTTCTGAGCTCAGGGTCCGGGGAGCTGGGCGCCCTggctgtggagacccacagaagaGCCAGCAGCTACCCTGTGATCAGTGTGCCTGGCGCGGTACCTGGCAGAAGAGCCTGCGCCGCCCTGGAATGACTGGAGCTGGGGGCGGGGGAAGCGACCTGAAACTCCGCGGCCACTCGGATCGGTGCAGACTTGGGGCTGAGGGTGTCCCAGGACCGACAGTGATGGCCCGGTCCTGTGGGTCCCGGTAGGAGGGTCCCGGAGCAGAGGGTACTTTCGCTGGAGGGACCGCGGCAGGCGGGGCGCGCCTTCCGGATCGTGGCTGGCGGGGCCTGGCGGGCGGGGCCGGGGAAGGGGCCGTTACTTTCCCAGAGTGGCGGGGAGGGCGACGTCAGGCGGAAGGGCGCGGGGCGCGCACGCTTTAAATGGCATTCGCTGTCATCCGAGCTTGCAGTCGTGTGGGCAGAGGCGGGCTATATAAGCAGCGAGGCGGGCTGCCGCGGGGCACACGGCGACAGCGACAGCGGCGACAAGGAGCCTCTCAGAGCGCCGCGGAGCAGCGCAGCACAGCCCAGCGCCCCTCGACGGGCTCGCCCGCCCGCTATCCCTCCCCAGCAGCGCCGGCTCGGGCCAACGAGGCCCGCCGCCACCCCGCAGCAGATTTGGATCCCCCGCCCGGAGAGCCTCAGGCTGCCGCCTCCCGGGGGACCCCGGAGCCGCGGCCGCCCCCGGAGAACCCGGGCGCACCGCCGCCCCCCGGCCCCGCAGCCACCGACGGCGCCATGGCGGCCGCCAAGCCCGGCGAGCTCATGGGCATCTGCTCTAGTTACCAGGCGGTGATGCCGCACTTCGTGTGCTTGGCCGACGAGTTCCCGCAGCCGGTGCGGCCGGCCAAGCTGCCCAAGGGCAAGGGCCGGCTGCGGCGGCCGCGCCAGTCCCGCTTCAAGACGCAGCCGGTGACCTTCGACGAGATCCAGGAGGTGGAAGAGGAGGGGGTGTCCccgatggaggaggagaaggccaAGAAGTCGTTCCTGCAGAGCTTGGAGTGCCTGCGCCGCAGCACGCAGAGCCTGTCGCTGCAGAGGGAGTCGCTCGGCAGCTGCAAACTGAGGAACAGCCTGGACTCCAGTGACTCCGACTCGGCCCTGTGAGGCAACAGCCAGCTTGGGGACTCGCTCCGCTGCCACGCGCCGGGATGCCGCAGGCGCACCCGGAGGGGACCCGTGCCCCCAGGCGGCCCCGACCATCGGGGATCGGCACCCCTCGCTCGCTCTGACTCTTGCCGGGCGGCGGACACGCCGGCTCCCTGGAGCCAGTTCGGGGACGCTAGGGAGGGGAGCCGCTTTCTTTGCCcttgtaaatgtttattttttaactcttaCCCAGTACGAACTCTGCTGTGAGTGTGCGCGGGAGGCGGCCCGCGCTGAGTCGGCTCGCCGCGGCCGGGGGTCGCCGCTGCAAGGCCTTTGGTTTGCAACTCCGATTTTGCACACCGCTCcactgtgccccacccccagcgCACACCCGTTCACACTCACGCCGACACTCTCGCTGAACACTTTTATAATTGTTGGGCTGGCCGAGGGGACTTGGGGCGCAGCGCGCCTGCTGCTGCAGCCGGAGGattgatatttatttttgcattgcaATAGCTGAAGGCGTTTTATTTAACGGTCTTTTTACCTGGATGTTGTCTGTGAGGCGTCCGAATGGACACAAATAAAGCCAATATATTTACACAGTGCACTTCTCCGGGCTTTGGACTTCTTGAACCTTAGGGGGTCCGgtttggaagacagaggaggaggaaatgtggatgaggaaggggcagggagggCCAAGTGGGGGATAACCCAGAAAACTTCTGTCTCCAGATTGAGGCGACACCTCCGGTGCACCTGCCTACCCAAGTGGGTCCCCACCCGGCCCAGGGTGTCCCTGCCGCTCTGGTCTGCTCTCCACATGGCCTGGGAGGCGAGGGTAGTGCTCTAAGGATGGAGAGCTATCTCTTCTGTGCTGTTGACCCGGGTTACCTAGCACGCAAGATACCACTCTGCCCTTTCCTGGCAATGGCTTCTTTGTGGGGAGTGCTGGGAGACCGCAGGAGACCAAGTCCCGAACTAACAATGGGAAAGTCGGGCTGGGACGTTTAAGCCGAGGTTGAGTGAGTGTGTGGGCGCGCATTCGCTGTCCCCGCAGGTGAGCgactcttcctcccttccccgcCCCCTCACTCTGCGCTGACTCAGCTCAGGGCCCAGTGCACCTGTGCTTCGGGTGAATCaggtctcttcctccctcccttctaggCTCCCTCAGGCTACCGGAGGGAGGATCAGAGCCAGCAGGGCGACCAAGTCCCACCGCATCCCCACCCTTTCTCAGCATGGGTCTTTGTTTACGGAGTAGAAAACAAGCCCAGCAGCCAGGAAGAAACCACAGGGAGAGCCGAGGGCTGCTGGTTCTTCTGACTCTGGGTCTACTTTCCCTACCCAGGGCTCTTCAAGCAGCCTTACAACCCAAATCTCCGGGGCTAGGAATGTAGCAGTGTTGCATGGCGGCAGGTGGCGACCAGGGTAACAAATAGCATTTGACTAAGGAGAGCCGGTGCTTATACTCAGTTCCTAACCAAGCCTGCAGAATCAGTCCACGGCTCACCCGGGCCAGACTGCTAAACCAGAGAACAAATACAAACTGTTCAGGGGTAACTACCTCTCTGTGCTCGGGCGCCCCCTCGTGGTATggttagaatgtgtgtgtgtgtctggctggctggcttcctgCACATGACCCACTTAGGATCTGAattgctccttttctcttcacaCTCTGTCTCGTGAAGCCCTACTATGTGCaagacagagagcagaggaaacaaacataaaatatacacacaacGTATGAAAGGATGCCTCCCCTACTGGCTCAGAGATGGGAGGACAGACACAGGGTGCTAGTGATTGGGGTCTTTAGCCCCATGCCAGCCCCTGAGAACACCATGACACTCAAAATGGCTCCACTGTGGCAGGAAGCCTAACAGCATGCCCTTAGCTGCCAGGACCTCATTCTTGTGAGGCAACTATGGTTGATACCAGTCACTGCAGCTGTCAGGCTGGGCTAGCCTGAGCTCCAAGGTTGGGGGCAGAAGGCTACAGCTTCACTAAGGACTTTCCTGTCCCTTATTCTTGTCTCAGCTCTTCAACTTTGgctcccttttctccccaagagCCAGGTGCCCCAGGTTTCTGAACGATCTCTCTACCTCACTGAAGGCCTTCCCAGAGAGTCTCCTGGCCCACATGGAGGATTGTTGTAGGAACCATATCCTTTCCTCCAGATCTCAATGCAGCTGAagacagccttgaactcctgttcttcctgcctctgcttcccaagtgctataGTTACCACTTCCAACTTGGATTATTCTATATTTATCATTCAGGAAATACTTGTTCACTGTAGTGCAAAGCACACCCCTCTTACTCCCATCGCCCAGGGGTGAACAGGCAGGCATTTTGGAAgctgtgtctgtgtatacatatttgGGTTTGTGCTCTATACATTATTTTCATCCTGCATTTTGACTCGAATGGATCTGCAGTTAGTGTCAGGTCATATGGCTCTACATCAGAGTTTAATAAATCCTACTGGGTATCTAACCTATTTATTGAAGCTAAGGCTCCTACCTACAGGCACAGAACTGATATGCAGTTTTGTCCCAGGTTCTTAGTTTGGCCTCGAAGTAGCAGTTCTTGAGGGATGATGGGAAAATATGTGCAGTAGAGTCAGCGGCCCAGAGagaggatgaagagaaacagaggtttCAGTGTGGCCATGCCTGAGAGAGCAAGCCAGGCAGGGGGTGCCTGGGACAGTGGAAGAAGGTGGTAGTCTTGGGGGCAGGGCTCCTTCCAAGGTGCCTGGAaagagttcgaggtcatcctcagctat harbors:
- the C4H11orf96 gene encoding uncharacterized protein C11orf96 homolog, which translates into the protein MAFAVIRACSRVGRGGLYKQRGGLPRGTRRQRQRRQGASQSAAEQRSTAQRPSTGSPARYPSPAAPARANEARRHPAADLDPPPGEPQAAASRGTPEPRPPPENPGAPPPPGPAATDGAMAAAKPGELMGICSSYQAVMPHFVCLADEFPQPVRPAKLPKGKGRLRRPRQSRFKTQPVTFDEIQEVEEEGVSPMEEEKAKKSFLQSLECLRRSTQSLSLQRESLGSCKLRNSLDSSDSDSAL